A window from Pleuronectes platessa chromosome 6, fPlePla1.1, whole genome shotgun sequence encodes these proteins:
- the LOC128442118 gene encoding 14-3-3 protein beta/alpha-1, whose amino-acid sequence MDKSDLVQKAKLAEQAERYDDMAAAMKSVTEQGGDLSNEDRNLLSVAYKNVVGARRSSWRVISSIEQKTEGNDKKQQMAREYREKIEAELQEICHDVLGLLDNFLIANAQSAESKVFYLKMKGDYYRYLSEVASGDAKKDTVDNSQQAYQQAFDISKGEMQPTHPIRLGLALNFSVFYYEILNNPDKACSLAKTAFDEAIAELDTLNEDSYKDSTLIMQLLRDNLTLWTSENQADEGETGDGEN is encoded by the exons ATGGATAAGAGTGACCTGGTGCAGAAGGCCAAGCTTGCTGAGCAGGCTGAGCGCTATGATGACATGGCCGCAGCCATGAAGTCGGTGACGGAGCAAGGTGGGGATCTGTCAAACGAGGATCGCAACCTTCTCTCGGTTGCCTACAAGAATGTGGTAGGAGCACGCCGCTCATCCTGGCGCGTCATCTCCAGCATCGAGCAGAAGACTGAGGGCAATGACAAAAAACAGCAGATGGCACGCGAATACCGGGAGAAGATTGAAGCTGAGCTGCAAGAAATCTGCCACGATGTGCTC GGCCTGCTTGACAACTTCCTTATTGCCAACGCCCAATCTGCTGAAAGCAAGGTGTTCTACCTGAAAATGAAAGGCGACTATTACAGATACCTGTCTGAGGTTGCATCCGGCGATGCTAAGAAGG ATACAGTGGACAATTCCCAACAGGCCTACCAGCAAGCTTTTGACATTAGCAAGGGGGAGATGCAGCCAACACACCCTATTAGGCTTGGTCTGGCCCTTAACTTCTCAGTCTTCTACTATGAAATCCTCAACAACCCGGACAAGGCCTGCAGCTTGGCTAAGACG GCATTTGATGAAGCCATCGCTGAACTTGACACTTTGAACGAGGATTCCTACAAAGACAGTACCCTGATCATGCAACTACTAAGGGACAACCTGACC CTGTGGACATCAGAAAACCAGGCAGATGAGGGAGAGACTGGAGATGGGGAAAACTAA
- the ognb gene encoding osteoglycin, paralog b, which translates to MMQLRTLIFTSVMIPWILSAAAQQEYMEARKPERDIMKYPDYALPQDSDTDQAGPKADELPTCLLCVCLTGSVYCEDVSPEMSSVPALPKETTYLYARFNKITKLRNRDFADMATLKVIDLTGNLIADIEDGAFSKLLNLEELTLTDNKLTKLPILPNKLVSFNANFNKLKTQGVKATAFKKLTRLTYLYLGNNELTAVPQLPESLHVAHLHNNKISTITDETFCKGNTSHYIRRNLDQVRLDGNPLKLSKHPNSFICLQHLPVGWN; encoded by the exons ATGATGCAATTAAGGACTTTAATTTTCACATCTGTTATGATCCCATGGATACTGTCCGCTGCAGCACAACAGGAATACATGGAAGCGAGAAAACCtgag CGAGACATTATGAAGTATCCTGACTATGCCTTACCTCAGGACTCAGACACTGACCAAGCAGGTCCAAAAGCTGATG AGTTGCCAACGTGTCTACTGTGCGTTTGCCTGACTGGATCTGTTTACTGTGAGGATGTGTCTCCTGAAATGTCATCTGTCCCAGCACTGCCCAAGGAAACAACCTATCTCTACGCACGCTTCAACAAAATCACAAAACTTCGCAATCGAGACTTTGCAGACATGG cCACATTAAAAGTAATTGATCTAACTGGGAATCTCATCGCTGACATAGAAGATGGAGctttttccaaacttctcaatCTTGAGGAGCTCACTCTCACAGACAATAAACTCACCAAACTTCCAATACTTCCCAACAAGCTAGTGTCATTTAATGCCAACTTCAACAAGCTTAAAACCCAGGGTGTAAAGGCAACAGCTTTTAAA AAACTCACCAGATTGACATATCTTTACCTTGGAAACAATGAACTGACGGCAGTGCCCCAACTTCCAGAGTCTCTTCATGTCGCGCACCTGCAC AACAACAAGATCTCAACAATAACAGATGAAACATTCTGCAAAGGTAACACCAGTCACTACATCCGCCGCAACTTGGACCAGGTGAGACTGGACGGGAACCCGCTGAAGCTGTCGAAGCACCCCAACAGCTTCATCTGTCTGCAGCACCTCCCTGTCGGATGGAACTGA
- the LOC128442120 gene encoding small integral membrane protein 4: MLRKSQTLKYFLSLVPGKRRLGTYRFLPVFFCIGGVMEWIMINVRIGRETFYDVYRRKQSERGYQQKVTDGLIVVDEPGTK; this comes from the exons ATGCTTCGTAAGAGTCAAACACTCAAGTACTTCCTCAGCCTGGTTCCGGGTAAACGTCGCCTCGGGACGTACAGGTTCCTCCCCGTCTTCTTCTGCATCGGAGGAGTCATGGAGTGGATCATGATCAACGTGCGGATCGGAAGAGAAACGTTCT ACGATGTCTACCGAAGAAAACAATCCGAGCGGGGGTACCAGCAGAAGGTAACAGATGGACTGATTGTTGTCGATGAGCCTGGAACCAAGTGA
- the kctd6b gene encoding BTB/POZ domain-containing protein KCTD6 isoform X1, with protein sequence MLASREKLKLPKPYPFPLYFGSDQVGIVLQMDNGDWGHRMTSPVTLNVGGCLYTTSLSTLQRYPDSMLGAMFRGDFPTTRDSKGNYFIDRDGTLFRYILNFLRTSELTLPVDFAETDLLRKEADFYQIEPLIQCLSDPKPLYPPDIFEQVVELSSTRKLSKYSNPVAVIITQLTITTKVHALLEGIVNNFTKWNKHMMDTRDCQVSFTFGPCDYHQEVSLRVLLMDYIMKQGFTIRNTRVHHMSERANENTVEHHWTFCRPAQKVED encoded by the exons ATGCTAGCTAGCAGA GAAAAATTGAAGTTACCCAAACCATATCCGTTCCCTCTCTATTTTGGCTCTGACCAAGTGGGTATTGTTCTACAAATGGATAATGGAGACTGGGGCCATAGG ATGACTTCTCCTGTTACTCTGAATGTGGGAGGCTGCCTCTACACCACCAGTCTATCCACCCTGCAGCGCTATCCAGACTCCATGCTGGGCGCCATGTTCAGGGGAGATTTCCCCACCACTCGCGATTCCAAAGGGAACTATTTCATTGATCGGGATGGAACACTATTCCGATACATCCTGAACTTCCTGCGGACGTCCGAGCTCACCCTCCCGGTGGATTTCGCAGAGACAGACCTCTTGAGGAAGGAGGCGGACTTCTACCAGATCGAACCCTTGATTCAGTGCCTTAGCGATCCCAAGCCGCTGTACCCTCCCGACATCTTCGAGCAGGTTGTAGAGCTCTCCAGCACTCGGAAACTGTCAAAATACTCGAACCCTGTGGCTGTTATCATCACGCAGTTAACGATTACAACGAAGGTTCATGCCTTGCTCGAAGGCATTGTCAACAACTTCACCAAgtggaacaaacacatgatggaCACCCGAGACTGTCAGGTGTCGTTCACTTTCGGACCATGTGACTATCATCAAGAGGTGTCATTACGGGTTCTCCTCATGGACTACATTATGAAACAAGGCTTCACCATCAGGAACACGCGTGTGCATCACATGAGCGAGCGTGCAAACGAGAACACAGTGGAGCATCACTGGACTTTCTGTAGACCAGCTCAAAAAGTTGAAGACTGA
- the kctd6b gene encoding BTB/POZ domain-containing protein KCTD6 isoform X2 yields MDNGDWGHRMTSPVTLNVGGCLYTTSLSTLQRYPDSMLGAMFRGDFPTTRDSKGNYFIDRDGTLFRYILNFLRTSELTLPVDFAETDLLRKEADFYQIEPLIQCLSDPKPLYPPDIFEQVVELSSTRKLSKYSNPVAVIITQLTITTKVHALLEGIVNNFTKWNKHMMDTRDCQVSFTFGPCDYHQEVSLRVLLMDYIMKQGFTIRNTRVHHMSERANENTVEHHWTFCRPAQKVED; encoded by the exons ATGGATAATGGAGACTGGGGCCATAGG ATGACTTCTCCTGTTACTCTGAATGTGGGAGGCTGCCTCTACACCACCAGTCTATCCACCCTGCAGCGCTATCCAGACTCCATGCTGGGCGCCATGTTCAGGGGAGATTTCCCCACCACTCGCGATTCCAAAGGGAACTATTTCATTGATCGGGATGGAACACTATTCCGATACATCCTGAACTTCCTGCGGACGTCCGAGCTCACCCTCCCGGTGGATTTCGCAGAGACAGACCTCTTGAGGAAGGAGGCGGACTTCTACCAGATCGAACCCTTGATTCAGTGCCTTAGCGATCCCAAGCCGCTGTACCCTCCCGACATCTTCGAGCAGGTTGTAGAGCTCTCCAGCACTCGGAAACTGTCAAAATACTCGAACCCTGTGGCTGTTATCATCACGCAGTTAACGATTACAACGAAGGTTCATGCCTTGCTCGAAGGCATTGTCAACAACTTCACCAAgtggaacaaacacatgatggaCACCCGAGACTGTCAGGTGTCGTTCACTTTCGGACCATGTGACTATCATCAAGAGGTGTCATTACGGGTTCTCCTCATGGACTACATTATGAAACAAGGCTTCACCATCAGGAACACGCGTGTGCATCACATGAGCGAGCGTGCAAACGAGAACACAGTGGAGCATCACTGGACTTTCTGTAGACCAGCTCAAAAAGTTGAAGACTGA